The stretch of DNA TCACTACATTAGTTACCATAACCTCGTCCGGGCGAATAGGCGATGTCGTCTCGCCAACGTATTTACCTTTGGTGCCACGGTAATGGTTCATTACCACGGCAGAGTTTTCTGCCGTCACTTCTTCAGCAACTTCTGCAGGGATTACACCTGGCCAACTCAACTGGATGTTGTATACGTACGGGCTGTTAGCGATTCCCCTCAGGTTGATTAAGGTTGGGCCGTTCGCGATTCGGTTAAGAAGTGCCGTTCCATCTTCCTGTCCAAGTGTATAGGCAGGGATGGCGATGTTATCAGCTCTTAGTACGCTAGCAGCGTATATTCCTGTTCTGTCGTTAACGAGGACTACCGCTTCTGCACCTGCAGCATGCAAAGCCTTAATCTGTTGGGCAGTAGTCTGATTTGCATCACGGGTGACAACCGCAAGCTTACCACTGATGTCCTTGCCGCTTAGATCCTCCGGTAATGCCTTACCTACGTTTACCGCTTTTAGGTTTCTAGGGCCATCTAATCTAGGTACAAAGCCTACCGGTTCTAGTGGGATTGATCCGCCTAACCCGTCATAAGATGCCTTGATGACAGGGGCATACCTGCGCTGGTCGAATTCAAACGAAAATGTTCCTTCATCAGCCTTCAATGGCTCTGTCGGCACTGCATAAACGTGATCCCAAATAGCGCTACTCGCTCCCAACATGTAGTCAACTGTGCCTTTGCCCATAGCTCTGCGGTAGCCGATATGCCATCCACCCTGCTCAGACTCCTTAGGCGTCGAGATCTTTACCTCCTTACCTAATCGGGCATCCAGCGTAATGGTCTTTTCCTCCTTATACTTCACTTCCACCATAGGCTCACCAGCAAGGGTATAGTCCTGGGTTCTTCCGGTCTCGTCAATCGTTTTTATGGTACCCATCACAGAATAACGCCCTGGCTGCAAAAGGAGGGTAGTATCTGAACCAATAGTAGGGTAAATCTGCGTAATTTTCCCCGTATCGAAGTTGGTCGCGATGATTTCACCATAGGTCTGTTTTCCGTTTCGGTCAATCGTTTGAAGATTTACTCTAACTAATGGTTCAGTCTTTGTTGCACCAATAGTTGTGTTGATTGTTTGGTTGTCACTTGAAATAGCGTTAACCACAACTTTATAATCCTGAACATTCCCAAGTGCTGGATTAAATGTCACTTTTACCTCACTGCTACCATGTGCTGGCACCGTGACCGTTGACTGATTCAGTGTGAACATTTCAGCAGGCGCTTCTACTAAATTTTCACCTTTTGCTGTCAAAGCAAGATTCAATGTCACATCCTGATCAGATGGGTTAACATATTTATACGATTTTTCGACCGGCTTATCATCTACCATAGCAGGTCCCAAACTGACGACTGCAGGACTGCTAAAGACGTTAGCATCCAAGGCTTTCACAACATCTACACGTCCGCCACCCTGCTGATATGGTGTATAGCGAATATTCATTACACCTGTGCCAGCTAAAACCTGCTTGATATGATCTCCCGTCCATTCCGGGTGTCTTTGTTTTAGAATGGCTGCAGCACCAGCAACATGTGGTGTAGCCATTGATGTACCGTTGGCCGAAGTGTAGTTATCATCGATTGGGGTACCCATGTTAGTGCCAGCAGCACGAGCCGCTATGATCCCTACTCCTGGTGCCGTAATCTCCGGTTTCACTCTATAATTATTGATAACCGGACCGCGGCTTGAGAAGGCAGCTAAAAATTCAGTTTGGGATTTATCAACTGCCCCAACCGTCAATGCTTTTTCTGCCGCCCCTGGCGATCCTAAAGTACTCTTCCTTGATCCTGCATTTCCTGCAGCAATGACAAACAATGTGTCACTAGTTTCGCTCAAATTGTTGACAGCTTGACTCATTGGATCCGTGCCATCGCTCGGTGTATTCGTACCAATGCTCATACTGACAATATCAGCCTGTTCCTGAACAGCCCATTGCATACCAGCGATGATTCCCGATTCAGTACCATCACCATTATTATCAAGCACCTTCCCGACTAAAAGCTCTGCAGCTGGAGCTACCCCCTTATTTTTCCCGCCGGAAGCGGCGCCAGATCCCGCGATCGTCGAAGCAACATGCGTACCATGCCCGTGATGATCGACCCAATCAGGATCCGTTGTAAAGTTCTTTGCTTCTTTGACGATATATTGATTGTTAGAATCTTTAAAATCAGGATGATTTGGATCAATCCCTGTGTCCAAAACAGCCACTTTCACGCCCTTACCATCATATCCGGCTTCCCATGCAGCAGGCGCCCCAATCTGCGGAACACTTTTGTCAAGTAAAGCATGAACTGGTTTGTCCAGCCAAATCTTTTTAATACCTTCCGTTAGCTCAGGCTCTGGCTGAGCTTGCTTTGTATTTGCCTCTCCATCAACAGCATCCCAGAATTTCTTGGCGTGTTTTTTATTCGTTTTTACTGCGACGGCATTCACACTAGGAAGATCTACTTTGTTCGTTGCCCCAGTAGACACAGCTTCATCAAATGCAGTGCTGACAGAAAAATTAGCTTGTCCAGATTCCTCTGTGACAATCAAAGGAATACTTGACTGATGATCGTCATCGTAGCCATACTCAATCAATTTCGTTATGTTAAACAATTCCTCATCCATTTGGCCAGCCGCCAGAAATGGTGTCGCTTCATCGGGAATCAAATAAGTGTCACCATCAATAGTTTTCTGAGTAAATGAAACTGGAGTGCCATCCTCACTAGGTACAAGTGTGCTCACTAGATTTCCGTCACTATATTTTTCTACCGTGACAACGTCACCGGTGACAAGAGTAATCTTGTGCGTATCGACGTCTCGGGAATTCTCCTTCGGCTGAGGTACCTGAATAGTAGGCGTTTCGGCGTTGGTATCATCAGCAAATGAAGCCACCGAACTTGTTCCCAAAAGCACTGCAGTAGTCAAGCCTGCAGCCATTACGTTAATGATTTTTTTCTTTCTGCTTTTCCCCATCATAACTCTCCTTTTCCCAACTTATTGCTACAGAAAATATTAATAAACGCCTTGCACCGAATATTTAGTACCCTTAGACATATATCCCCCCTTATTTGTTCTTGCAATATGAAGCTATAATTCTATTTTATTTTCCTCTATTCCGACTTTTCTGAAAATTAAACAAAGGATGTAATTTTTCGAGCTAAAGGTTATAGACTAATAAAACTAAAGGCTTATTCCTTGCCGTTCAAGCAAATTAGAAAAGCAAATGCGAAAATCTATAATTTCCTAACGATGAAAAAGAGAGAAACGCTTTGCGCTCCTCTCCTTTTTACTTCTATTGTTTTGGCTCAAAACCAACCAGGCTCAGGAAGTATTCCAATCCTTTATTGCCAATGGTTTCTTTAGGTTTCCTGTTTGCTGGCGCATCTGGCCCCTTTGTTAAAAAAAGAGGTAAACAGATTCCAAATAGATTATATATTTCTAAATGCAGTATATATTTTTTTAGTAGACGGTAAACATATCCTTTGCTATAGGTGTTTTTACACCTTCCGCTTTACCAACTAAGTTTACCAACACGATATACTGACCAGGCTCTACACGTTTTCCATCACATTTATAGTCCCAAGTTTCTTCCCATCTTCGGGCTTCACCAGGAGCAAAATTTACATATTCAATAGCTTGTGAAAAAAATCTGTTTTTAGAGTATCGATACACTTCTTTACCCTCTGGATTAAGCACGTGAATTTCGTATTTTTGACTAGTTCTAAAGATAAAAATCTTTTCAGAATCAGTATTATTTAGTAACGTAATGATAAACTTTACACTTTCTGAATTTTCCCAAGCATAAACAGACAATTTAACTTCTTTATTTCCCAAGTTTCCTGACACCTCTTTCGTCTTAAATTATGAATCTTAAATTTGCACCCCAAGCTATAGTTCTTTAAGAAAACGGCACAAGTTGATTTCGAACGGCAAAAATGACTGCCTGTGAACGGCTTTTTACATTCAGCTTTTTGAAAATCTTGTTGATGTGAATTTTGACGGTCTTGTCACTGATATATAATGTTTCAGCAATTTCTTTGTTACTATGGCCTTTGACCAATTCAAACAATATTTCTTTTTCACGCTCTGTCAGCATTTTTTCATTTGGTTCTGATATCGTTTGCTGGTGATGATAGGTTATCAACTTTTTAGTCATGCGAGGATGAATCACAGACTCTCCTTGTGATATCATTCGAATGGCTGCTACTACTTGTTCAGATGATGAATCTTTCAATAAATAGCCATCCGCACCGGCCCAAAGCGCCTCCATCAAGTATTCATCATGTTCATACATCGTCAGAATGAGAACACGGCAATTCGGATACTGACTTTTCACGAGTGATGTGACCTCAATGCCATTTTTGCCAGGGAGATTGATGTCCATCAAAATACAATCAGGTCGATACTCTTCTACTTTCTTCAATACCTCATCCCCGGAAACGGCTTCTCCTACGACTCGGATGTCAGATTCGAGATCCAATATACTCCGAATTCCATCACGCAAGACCGTATGATCATCAACTAATAATATTTTAATCATGATACTCCCTCCCTTGTTTCAGCATCTGGAATTAACAATGTAATTTCTGTACCTTTTCCTGGTAAACTATCAATCTGAAGGGTCGCACCCAGCTCTTCAGCTTGTTCATTCATATGCAAAATGCCATAATGAGGCTCATGTTTTGTTTTAATCATGGATTCAAAAAGGGAAAAACCAACCCCATTGTCTTTCACCTTTAATAGCACATGTTCACGTTGATAGCTTAAGAGAATGTCAACTTCATCCGCTTTGGCATGCTTTACAATATTCTGCAAGCTTTCCTGTAAAGTATCGAAAATAACTCGTTCTTTTGTACAACTAAGTGTTCGAGTACGGCCTCTTTCATGATATTTAATCGCTAGATTATATTCTTGTTTGATAGATTGAATTTTATTGGCAATCGCTTGTTTTAGTCCTAGCCTTTGTGTAGGATATGGCTTTAAAGCATAGATGGAATAGCGAACTTCACCTAAACTCTTCCGTAATTTTTTTATGCTTTTGTCTACCACTTGCTGCATGTTTCCTGATTGATCTGCGTGCTGCTTCTGAGCTGATTCCAGCTGAAATATGACCCCAGCTAATACTTGTGCAATTCCGTCATGGATTTCACGTGCTAGTCGATTTCTTTCTTCCAGAATGATTCGTTTCTCCTGTTCGGAGATGAGTGACCGTGTCTTAAGCAAGCTGCCCAATTGATTTGCAAACGTAGATAAGGACTGTATATCCTCGGTAATAAAACTCGCTCCCCTGCTTTTTCCTGCCACAAACATTCCTACCAATTCATGATTTACTTTAAGAGGCAGGTAGACAAGAGAACGTATGACATCTTCAAAAACTTCATCTCCCGGGGCCATACCTTTTTTCCAATCAGAAACAACAAAGGTTTGGGATATCTCTTCAAAATTCAGATGAAGTTCAGAAGAACCTAAACGATCGGAATGTACTTTTCCATCCTTTAGCAGAAGTACCCAGTTTCCTTCATCTTTTGTCCATAAAGCATAAGCCTGTATCCCCAAGAACCCTTTAAGGGATTTTTTCATCTGATGTAAGTTTCCTGCAGAAAGCCCTTGACTTAACTCTGTCGTAATGGAAAATAGGTTATATAATCGTTCTTTTTCAATCCGTATTTGCCGAAAGAACGAGCTGATGATGCAGATTGCTACAAGAGGGAAAAAGAAGAACAGAACATTAATTCTATTCATCTCCCCACTGTATCGGTGTTCTAAGATATAGATAAGAGAGGCGTAGAACAAACAAAAGCTTCCACTCAAAAATACTAAAATATTTTTCTTGTACCACTGTTCGAGCGGATATGGCTGAGGAAGAATCACCATTAGAAGATCGTAAAAAATGGCGTTAATAAGGCAAAAGTATACGGTAAATAAAAGCAAGCTACTTAATTCCTCATATAAAACAGGCATATTCATTTCCGTAATAAAAAAAGAAATACTTTGGTTGGACAACCATTCTGCTAAAATGATACTTAGAGCAAATTGAGAACAATTAAATAGCGTTCTTTGCATTGGTAAACGGCGAAGGGAATGGGTTAACACCATCACACATACACAAGCAACAACAGTTATATGTATCCCAAACTCCCAATTCATTGGATAAATAAGCGTAAGGCTGAGTGTAACACCTCCTCTCCCAATGCGGATAGGAAAATACTCAACAATTCCCATAAACACAGATAACAACAACAGGATGATGACTTCAGAAGGCATTTCACTTTTAAAAATAGAAATGATAACAGCAAACATACCAAGAAAAGAAATAGAATAAAGATAAAAACTTACAATTTTTTCCCTTATCGTAATAGAGTCTATCCTTTTCAAAACGGCACCTCCTTTTATTTCGAATATTCCAAAGAATCTATCATCTATTATTATCTAACAAAAAACCGGCACTGGCAAAATGGAAAAATACCCACTAGCCAATAACCGGCTGTACGCTTACCTAAATAAGCTACACTACTAGTATAATGCTTATTTCTTTATTTGCCTGTTCATCGAACGTTATATTTAACAGATTCTTTTGTACTAGATTGCATAGTACAAAAGATATATATAAATTACAATTTCATCCCATTAAGTTAGACGTAATTTTCTAAACAAAAGCAAAAAAATCCCGAATTTCCTCAATAGGAATTTCGGGATTTTCATATGCATTTATCGCAGATTAACGGGCAGTAAGACCCCCACTTCAAGGTTGCGAGAGAATCAAAGAAACTTAAGTGGGGGATTAACTGCCCGTTAAAGCCCGATTGGTTCAACTAACCATCAGTGGGGGATGAAAGAAAACCCCCACTGATGGAAGTTTCACTCTATTGTTTTATTGACAATGCCCTTTCAAAATCCTCTTTTACACGATTTAAAAGATCAGTGTCCGTTAATAGGCGATAACCAGTAGATGCGAGTACTTTTGCCCCTTTAATTAATGCTTCATTGCCAAGAGAAGATTTTGCTGCTTCTCTGAATTCGATTGTATGGGCGATAAGATCATCTGGCCCAATTTTGATATAAGGGTGGGCTGTAGGGACTACATAACTAATATTCCCTGCATCAGTAGAACCTTTTCCTCTCCCTTCCTCGGTTTTAACTATTTCGCCAACTGCTTCTAATTCTTCATGTAATACTGCATCCAAAACTGAATTTAAGACAAAATCTTTCACTTCATTTTGGAAACGTTCGATTTTGACTTTCGCTCCAGCTGCAAGTGCAGCTCCTTCAGCAATTGCCTGCACTTTTGCTGATACTTCTTCCGTTCTCTTCCAGGTTTCAGCGCGGATAAAGAAACGCGCTGATGCATAATCTGGAATGATGTTCGGGGCATCACCTCCATGGGTGATGATCCCGTGAATCCGGACATCGGAAGGAAGCTGCTGCCGTAAGGCATTAATACCATTAAACAACTGAATGACCGCGTCGAGTGCATTGACCCCCTTTTCTGGTGAACCTGAAGCATGCGCTGCTTTTCCGTAAAAATGAAAATCTAGGGGATCAACAGCAAGAGTCTCACTTGTTAATGACGTTTTTCCTGATGGATGAATCATTAGGGCTGCATCAATATCCTTCAAGAACCCATGTTTGACGAAGCTGCCTTTTGCACTGCCATTCGGACCGCCTTCCTCTGCAGGTGTCCCTAAAACGACGACACGCCCTCCTGTTTCAGCAAGTGTTTCGGAAAGGGCTATCCCTGCGGCAACGCTTGTCGTTCCAATAATGTTATGACCACATGCATGACCTAACCCTGGCAGTGCATCGTATTCAGCAAGAAACGCTACAGTTGGGCCTGGTATCCCACTGTCCTTCACTGCATAAAAGGATGTTTCATGCCCTGCAACAGCTGTCGTCACTTCAAAACCTTCCTTTATTAGAAGTGAAATGTGTAGTTTACTCGCAAAGTATTCCTGGTTACCAATTTCGGGATTTGCATGAATAGACTGGCTTGTTTCAATATAGTTTTCACTGTTTGACTCAATGGATTCTGTAATTAAGTCAATACCAGATAATGTTGTACTCATTTATAACTCCTCCTTATAAGCCTTTATATACTTCAAGCAGTTCTTTTTTTGAAATATCGACGATCGATGATCCGCCGTTCGTATCAGCTTCAACAGCTTTTTTCACATCTTCATCATGGTATAGCTCAACAATACGGAGCAAAGTTTCATTGTTAACATCTTCAGCACGAGCAGCAAAGACATTTACATATGGCAAAGCGTTTTTATCATTACCGTCTTCAAGGAAAATGGGGTCATTGACTGGATCGAATCCAGCTTGACCAGCTACACCGTTATTAATGACTGATGCAGCCACGTCAGGAAGCACGCGCGGTGTTTGCTGTGCAACGATCGGGAAAATATCCAGTTTCTTCGGATTTTCAACAATTTTTGAAGGATCACCAAACAATCCAAAATCGTCAGCTAACTTGATAAGCCCTGCGGATTCAAGCAGCTTTAATGCACGTGCTTGGTTGGATGGATCGTCTGGAATGGCGATACGTGCTCCGTCTTCAATATCGTTAATGTCCTTCAGTTTTTCTGAATAGATTCCCATCGGTGCGATAAGTGTAGCCCCTATTGGTACTAAGTCCACTTTGTTTTCTTTCGTAAATTGGCTAAGGAACGCAATATGCTGGAAGGAGTTGAGGTCAATATCCCCATCCGCTAATGCTTGGTTTGGAAGAGTGTAATCAGAAAACTCAACAAGTTCAATTTCAATGCCTTCAGCTTTTGCTTTTTTCTTTAGTATCGGCCATACTTCACCGTCCGTGCCCGTAACACCGATTTTCACTTTAACCGTATCAGAACCTTTTCCTGATGTATCCTTGCTGCAAGCAGCTAGTGCCCATACTGCTGTTAGTGCTAATAAAAAGATGATGATTTTTTTCATGAGGTGATCTCCTTTTTAATATAAAATTTGTTTACTTGCGAAATCTTTATTAACGCCGCATGATTTTTCTTGATAATGTATTTCCAAACCATTGAGCGAACTGAACAAGAATGATTAGTATGACTACCGTAACGAGCATCACGCTGCCGTCAAACCGCTGATATCCATATGTCATGGCCACGTGACCGAGTCCACCTCCGCCAACAGTACCAGCCATCGCTGAAAAGTCGATCAAACTGATGGTGACGAACGTCAAACCAAGGATAAGCGGGCCAAGAGCTTCTGGAATCAGCACCGTAAAGATGATTTGAAAGGGACTGGCTCCCATCGCTTTAGCTGCCTCAACGACACCCGGGTCGATGCTCATTAAATTATTTTCTACAATCCTTGCAATTCCGAACGAGGCGGCAATCGTCATAGGGAAAATCGCTGCCCAAGTTCCAATTGTCGTACCGATAATCGCACGGGTTAATGGGCTAATGGCGACAAGGAAAATAATGAATGGGATTGGCCTTATAATGTTGATAAGAATGTTTAATGTTTGGAATAACAACTGGTTTTCTAAGATGTTTCCTTTTCTTGTGACATAAAGTAGTAAACCAATGCTAATCCCTAAGATAGAGCCAAAGATGAGTGTTGCGATGACCATAAGGATTGTCTCACCTGTCGATTCCACTATCCTTGGCCAAAATGTATTCCAATCAACTCTCATGAATTTCAACCTCCTCAATCTCTACCGTGCTTTTCAGTTCAGCAATCACGAATTCGATTGCTTGTGCATCCCCTTCAAATGAAACTAACAGATTTCCGAAGAATTTCTCCTGAAGTTCGCGAACTGAACCGTACACAATGTTAAAATGAATGCCAAACTTCTGCGTGATATGTGAGAGGATAGGATCACTTGCCACTTCTCCTTTAAAAATAACCCGATAAAGCTTTTGTCCTCCTTTTGCACGCCATTCCTTTAACAACGTATCAGACGGACGATCCTGCTGGACAGATTGGATGAACCGCTGTGTCGTCGGATGCTGTGGATTGCTAAATGTATCAAAGACAGAGCCCATTTCGATGACTGCCCCTTCCTCCATGACTGCTACCCGGTCGCAGATTGATTGGATGACGTGCATCTCATGCGTAATTAGCAGAATCGTGATACCAAGTTCTTTATTTACTTTTTTTAAGAGACGAAGAATTTCTCCTGTTGTGTCCGGATCTAAGGCGGACGTTGCTTCATCACAAATTAGAATATCGGGCGATGTTGCAAGGGCACGGGCAATTCCGACACGCTGTTTTTGACCTCCGGAAAGCTGCTCTGGGTAATCATTTGCTTTATCGCTTAGGCCGACAAACCGTAAAAGTTCCTCTACCCGTTCACTGATTTCCTTTTTCGGAGTACCTGCAAGCTTTAAAGGATAAGCCACATTACCTGCCACTGTACGGGATGTAAACAAGTTGAAATTTTGAAAGATCATACCGATTCGACGGCGCAGCTTCCTCAGATCTTTTTGGGAAAGGGTAGCGATATCCACCCCCTGTACCTGAACTGATCCGGCAGTTGGCTGTTCAAGCATATTGACAAGACGAAGTAATGTACTTTTTCCCGCGCCACTAAAACCAATAATTCCGAAAATTTCTCCTTGAGCAATAGATAGTGATACCTCCTTTACCGCCTGCACCTCCCGATTGCCGAGCCGGAACGTCTTAGCGGCTTGTTTAAACTCAATCATGTATTGTCCTCCTCGTGCTAAATTGATTCTATGCAGACAATAAGTCGCAGCCATCTACCTTCCTTTTTTTTGAACGAAAAAAAGCCCTCTTCTTTTCTCATCCGTAAGAAAAAAAGAGGGCTCCATTATGAAACCATCTCCGTTCTCATCTTCCAAATGCCTAAGGCATTTGCAGGAATTGGCACAGTGTTCATTTGTCATGAACCTGCTGCCGAGATGTCATAGGGCCTGTCCCTCGATCTCTCTGGATAAGAAAGTGATGTATTGCTATTCGATTGTTGCAAGAATTAGTTATTACTATATTTGAGTATTTATAGAAAGTCAACAACTTTTTTTAAATTTAGAACAGTCAAATTTAGCATGTATTCTTTTTTGTCAATAACCTATACTATCCAACAAGATGCTAATTTACGAAGGAGTTGTTGACTTGTGAACGCTACTAAAAATTGCGATTTTTCACCAATGAAACAGCTATTGTCAGAAAAAATACAGCAAATCACTAATGAACTCCAACAAAGCTTGGAGATACTAGGAAACGAAAACAAGTGTCTCTTAGGGAAACTAGAGGAAATAAAGGAAAAATTCATTAAAATGGAATCAGTCGCTGCTTCCTTTTACTTAAACTGTTATTTATCAGCTTTTACAGATAAATATGCAGATTTATCCATTTGTGTACAGCGGCTGTCCGATCGACGTCATGGTGCATTGATTGTGGTGGAACGCAGTGACCCCCTTGACCCTTTCATCCAAAAAGGAACGGCTATAGGAGCCACTATAACCCCTGCATTATTAGAGGCTATTTTTTACCCTGGGAACCCGCTCCATGATGGTGCTGTACTGATTCGTAATAATCATATCGTTTCAGCAGCAAATGTTCTTCCTCTCACACATGCAGTTATAGGAGAAAAGAAACTTGGCACGCGTCATCGCGCAGCACTAGGTTTGACGGAGCAAAGCGATGCTCTTGTCCTCGTTGTTTCAGAAGAGACTGGCAGAGTTTCCTTTACTTTAAACGGAAAACTTTATCCAGTTACTACAGCAGGATCTTTACCATAACCAACTTTTTTACATACAAATAAAGAATCATCCTTCAACTACATATCTGCATGGCAAAATCAGAATGAATAAAGAAAAAAA from Cytobacillus dafuensis encodes:
- a CDS encoding S8 family serine peptidase; protein product: MGKSRKKKIINVMAAGLTTAVLLGTSSVASFADDTNAETPTIQVPQPKENSRDVDTHKITLVTGDVVTVEKYSDGNLVSTLVPSEDGTPVSFTQKTIDGDTYLIPDEATPFLAAGQMDEELFNITKLIEYGYDDDHQSSIPLIVTEESGQANFSVSTAFDEAVSTGATNKVDLPSVNAVAVKTNKKHAKKFWDAVDGEANTKQAQPEPELTEGIKKIWLDKPVHALLDKSVPQIGAPAAWEAGYDGKGVKVAVLDTGIDPNHPDFKDSNNQYIVKEAKNFTTDPDWVDHHGHGTHVASTIAGSGAASGGKNKGVAPAAELLVGKVLDNNGDGTESGIIAGMQWAVQEQADIVSMSIGTNTPSDGTDPMSQAVNNLSETSDTLFVIAAGNAGSRKSTLGSPGAAEKALTVGAVDKSQTEFLAAFSSRGPVINNYRVKPEITAPGVGIIAARAAGTNMGTPIDDNYTSANGTSMATPHVAGAAAILKQRHPEWTGDHIKQVLAGTGVMNIRYTPYQQGGGRVDVVKALDANVFSSPAVVSLGPAMVDDKPVEKSYKYVNPSDQDVTLNLALTAKGENLVEAPAEMFTLNQSTVTVPAHGSSEVKVTFNPALGNVQDYKVVVNAISSDNQTINTTIGATKTEPLVRVNLQTIDRNGKQTYGEIIATNFDTGKITQIYPTIGSDTTLLLQPGRYSVMGTIKTIDETGRTQDYTLAGEPMVEVKYKEEKTITLDARLGKEVKISTPKESEQGGWHIGYRRAMGKGTVDYMLGASSAIWDHVYAVPTEPLKADEGTFSFEFDQRRYAPVIKASYDGLGGSIPLEPVGFVPRLDGPRNLKAVNVGKALPEDLSGKDISGKLAVVTRDANQTTAQQIKALHAAGAEAVVLVNDRTGIYAASVLRADNIAIPAYTLGQEDGTALLNRIANGPTLINLRGIANSPYVYNIQLSWPGVIPAEVAEEVTAENSAVVMNHYRGTKGKYVGETTSPIRPDEVMVTNVVRWIDTPLDREEWYSTGSKFPRMEKMRWLQTVYPVLTNIGQHVSDAMWNYLPGDKREQTWLGAAIGQSQSMNAYREGDKFFIQNHEFGDSEPTHWGDFYTMPGYDVSKVRMFKDGTLINEGGWFANSNPIAVSPEAATYRVTMDTQQTMWSPLSTMTSMAWTFKSARPANGKEDLALLWPRYDFKLDGENKAKGGITDHFDLSFVLQSGATPDIRGVEAEVSTDDGNTWSTAKVQKIEGGHYTVTVKNPASGYVSLRIKGWDANDSQIEQTLIRAYAVR
- a CDS encoding BsuPI-related putative proteinase inhibitor; the encoded protein is MGNKEVKLSVYAWENSESVKFIITLLNNTDSEKIFIFRTSQKYEIHVLNPEGKEVYRYSKNRFFSQAIEYVNFAPGEARRWEETWDYKCDGKRVEPGQYIVLVNLVGKAEGVKTPIAKDMFTVY
- a CDS encoding response regulator; amino-acid sequence: MIKILLVDDHTVLRDGIRSILDLESDIRVVGEAVSGDEVLKKVEEYRPDCILMDINLPGKNGIEVTSLVKSQYPNCRVLILTMYEHDEYLMEALWAGADGYLLKDSSSEQVVAAIRMISQGESVIHPRMTKKLITYHHQQTISEPNEKMLTEREKEILFELVKGHSNKEIAETLYISDKTVKIHINKIFKKLNVKSRSQAVIFAVRNQLVPFS
- a CDS encoding GAF domain-containing sensor histidine kinase encodes the protein MKRIDSITIREKIVSFYLYSISFLGMFAVIISIFKSEMPSEVIILLLLSVFMGIVEYFPIRIGRGGVTLSLTLIYPMNWEFGIHITVVACVCVMVLTHSLRRLPMQRTLFNCSQFALSIILAEWLSNQSISFFITEMNMPVLYEELSSLLLFTVYFCLINAIFYDLLMVILPQPYPLEQWYKKNILVFLSGSFCLFYASLIYILEHRYSGEMNRINVLFFFFPLVAICIISSFFRQIRIEKERLYNLFSITTELSQGLSAGNLHQMKKSLKGFLGIQAYALWTKDEGNWVLLLKDGKVHSDRLGSSELHLNFEEISQTFVVSDWKKGMAPGDEVFEDVIRSLVYLPLKVNHELVGMFVAGKSRGASFITEDIQSLSTFANQLGSLLKTRSLISEQEKRIILEERNRLAREIHDGIAQVLAGVIFQLESAQKQHADQSGNMQQVVDKSIKKLRKSLGEVRYSIYALKPYPTQRLGLKQAIANKIQSIKQEYNLAIKYHERGRTRTLSCTKERVIFDTLQESLQNIVKHAKADEVDILLSYQREHVLLKVKDNGVGFSLFESMIKTKHEPHYGILHMNEQAEELGATLQIDSLPGKGTEITLLIPDAETREGVS
- a CDS encoding M20 family metallopeptidase encodes the protein MSTTLSGIDLITESIESNSENYIETSQSIHANPEIGNQEYFASKLHISLLIKEGFEVTTAVAGHETSFYAVKDSGIPGPTVAFLAEYDALPGLGHACGHNIIGTTSVAAGIALSETLAETGGRVVVLGTPAEEGGPNGSAKGSFVKHGFLKDIDAALMIHPSGKTSLTSETLAVDPLDFHFYGKAAHASGSPEKGVNALDAVIQLFNGINALRQQLPSDVRIHGIITHGGDAPNIIPDYASARFFIRAETWKRTEEVSAKVQAIAEGAALAAGAKVKIERFQNEVKDFVLNSVLDAVLHEELEAVGEIVKTEEGRGKGSTDAGNISYVVPTAHPYIKIGPDDLIAHTIEFREAAKSSLGNEALIKGAKVLASTGYRLLTDTDLLNRVKEDFERALSIKQ
- a CDS encoding MetQ/NlpA family ABC transporter substrate-binding protein encodes the protein MKKIIIFLLALTAVWALAACSKDTSGKGSDTVKVKIGVTGTDGEVWPILKKKAKAEGIEIELVEFSDYTLPNQALADGDIDLNSFQHIAFLSQFTKENKVDLVPIGATLIAPMGIYSEKLKDINDIEDGARIAIPDDPSNQARALKLLESAGLIKLADDFGLFGDPSKIVENPKKLDIFPIVAQQTPRVLPDVAASVINNGVAGQAGFDPVNDPIFLEDGNDKNALPYVNVFAARAEDVNNETLLRIVELYHDEDVKKAVEADTNGGSSIVDISKKELLEVYKGL
- a CDS encoding methionine ABC transporter permease — encoded protein: MRVDWNTFWPRIVESTGETILMVIATLIFGSILGISIGLLLYVTRKGNILENQLLFQTLNILINIIRPIPFIIFLVAISPLTRAIIGTTIGTWAAIFPMTIAASFGIARIVENNLMSIDPGVVEAAKAMGASPFQIIFTVLIPEALGPLILGLTFVTISLIDFSAMAGTVGGGGLGHVAMTYGYQRFDGSVMLVTVVILIILVQFAQWFGNTLSRKIMRR
- a CDS encoding methionine ABC transporter ATP-binding protein, giving the protein MIEFKQAAKTFRLGNREVQAVKEVSLSIAQGEIFGIIGFSGAGKSTLLRLVNMLEQPTAGSVQVQGVDIATLSQKDLRKLRRRIGMIFQNFNLFTSRTVAGNVAYPLKLAGTPKKEISERVEELLRFVGLSDKANDYPEQLSGGQKQRVGIARALATSPDILICDEATSALDPDTTGEILRLLKKVNKELGITILLITHEMHVIQSICDRVAVMEEGAVIEMGSVFDTFSNPQHPTTQRFIQSVQQDRPSDTLLKEWRAKGGQKLYRVIFKGEVASDPILSHITQKFGIHFNIVYGSVRELQEKFFGNLLVSFEGDAQAIEFVIAELKSTVEIEEVEIHES